A window of Neomonachus schauinslandi unplaced genomic scaffold, ASM220157v2 HiC_scaffold_4471, whole genome shotgun sequence genomic DNA:
ACAGTGATTCATTATATTACCCTCCACATTTTTCTACAATCcaaaagtatttcataatttctaaaaagtagcataaatagaaaattccaaagagaGTAAAAACATACTTCACTAAACTGGTTAACATATATAAGcatgatataaatataaacagtagttgatacaaattatttttaaaaacacgaCTGTCGTCCAATTCAGCTTATAAAAGACGctaagattaaaatttttagtCATTTCAACTCTGCGAAGGAAAGAGACATCAAGGCAAACAATACCCAAAATAATCTCGGAAGTTTGAAAATAAATCCAATTTACCCGTATTAGCTTTTCTGTAGATGAACTCAACTCTTTTAGTGGCAGAATTTCACTGTAATCTGTTTGAGTAGCATGGTCTGTGCAGAAAAAGCCAATCTTCAAATCATCTGAAATACTaagtctggagaaaaaaaaaaatggagagtaaAAGTGCCAAGAAGTGCCACAGCCATCTGGTGACCACAAGTGGGGCCAGCCAAAGGGCAATGCCAGTACATAGatgatgagtttttaaaaaaaatcagaaataattttgaCTACCAACTTTGTTTAGCCATTGACTCAGCTAGCTCTAAAACCTGTCATACCTCTGGCCTTCCTGCAGTGTCATATAATAAATGCACCAATTGGTGAGAGCGTCTGTCAGTCAGAGCTGAAAGCATGCTGATATCCTAGCTATGTGACATTAtgtaaattacttaatctttctgtgccttagtttcctcttatgaaaaataatagtGCCT
This region includes:
- the LOC123323979 gene encoding uncharacterized protein C10orf67, mitochondrial-like, whose protein sequence is MLSALTDRRSHYVLALPFGWPHLWSPDGCGTSWHFYSPFFFFSRLSISDDLKIGFFCTDHATQTDYSEILPLKELSSSTEKLIRIIRSLQVDFGFLKQLLQLKFEDSLKEESFNLFTALHDRVLTIEKHYQE